CTCGCTGATGCGGGCGCTCGTCGGCGTGCAGAAGGTGGCCGGGGGAGAGGTCACGGTGCTCGGCGGCCCGGCCGGGTCGTCCCCGCTGCGACGTCGCGTCGGCTACGTCACCCAGTCCGCCAGCGTGTACGCCGACCTGACGGTGGTCGAGAACCTGCGCTTCTTCGCCCGGGTGCTGCGCGCCGACCCCGACGCCGTACGCCGCAGCCTGGAGCGGGTCGACCTGACCGGCCAGGCCGACCGGGTCGTGGCGACGCTGTCGGGGGGCCAGCGCAGCCGGGTCTCGCTCGCGGTGGCGCTGCTGTCCCGGCCCGAGGTGCTGGTGCTCGACGAGCCCACCGTCGGTCTCGACCCGGTGCTGCGCCGCGACCTGTGGCGGCTGTTCCACGTCCTGGCCGACCAGGGCTGCTGCCTCGTCGTGTCGAGCCACGTCATGGACGAGGCCGAGCGCTGCGACCGGCTGCTGCTCATGCGCGCCGGCCGGCTCCTCGCCGAGGGCACCCCCGCGGAGCTGCTGTCCCGGACCGGCGCCACGACGGTGGAGGACGCCTTCCTGCGGCTCGTCGAGGACGCCCCGTGAGTGCCCTGCCGTCGCCGCGCGTGACGCTCGCCGTCGCGGCCCGCGTGCTGCGCCAGGTCCGCCGCGACCACCGCACCTTGGCCATGCTGGTGGTGCTGCCGAGCGTCGTGCTCACCCTGCTGTGGTGGATGTTCCGCGAGGTGCCGACCGTGGTGGGCAGCCCGTTCGACTCCCTCGGCCCGCCGCTGCTGGCGATCATCCCCTTCATCGTGATGTTCCTGGTGACGTCGGTGACCACGTTGCGCGAGCGCACCTCGGGCACGCTCGAACGGTTGCTGTCGATGCCGGTCGGCAAGCTCGACCTCCTGGGCGGCTACGCCGTCGCCTTCGGCCTGCTCGCGCTGGTGCAGTCGACGCTCGCGGTGGCGGTCTGCGTCGGCCTCCTCGGGCTCGCGGTCGAGGGACCGGTCGCCGTCCTCGTCGTGGTGGCGGTCGCCGACGCGGTGCTCGGCACGGCGCTGGGGCTCCTGGTCTCCGCCTTTGCGGCCACCGAGTTCCAGGCGGTGCAGTTCATGCCGCTCGTGGTCATCCCGCAGATCCTGCTGTGCGGGCTCTTCGTGCCCACCGACCAGATGCCGTCGGTGCTGGGGGCCGTCGCGTCCGTGCTGCCGCTGACCTACGCGGTGGAGGCCATGCAGGCCGTCGCCGGCGGCGGATCGTCGACCTGGGACGGAGTGGCCGGCGACGTGGGGGTCGACCTCCTCGTCGTGCTCGCGTTCGCCGTGGTGGCGCTGGGCCTCGGGGCCGCCACGCTGCGACGACGTACGGCGTAGCCTGGGCGCCATGACCGGACCTGCCGACCTGTTGCGACGTCCGCTGCTCAAGCTGGCCGACAGTGACCGGGTCCGCCACCTGGTCACCACCACGCCGGTCTCGCGCGGGGTCGTCGACCGCTTCGTGCCCGGCGAGGAGACCTCCGACGCCGTCCGCGCCAGTGCCGAGCTGGTGGCCACCGGCCGCACCGTCACCCTCGACTTCCTGGGCGAGGACACCACCGACGAGGCGCAGGCCAGCGCGACCGTCGACGCCTACCTCGACGTCCTCGAGGGGCTGCACGCCGCCGGGCTGACGGGCTCGGTCGAGGTGTCGGTCAAGCTGTCGGCGGTCGGCCAGGCCCTGCCCGACCGCGGTGACAAGGTGGCGCTGGAGAACGCCCGCACCATCTGCGCCGCGGCGAGGCGACGGGGCACCACCGTCACCCTCGACATGGAGGACCACTCCACCACCGACGCGACGCTGCGGACCCTGCGCGAGCTGCGCAAGGACTACCCCGAGACCGGCGCGGTGCTCCAGGCCTACCTGCGCCGCACCGAGACCGACTGCCGCGACCTGGCCGTCGAGGGCTCGCGGGTGCGGCTCTGCAAGGGCGCCTACGAGGAGCCCGAGCGGGTGGCGTTCCAGACCCGGCAGGAGGTCGACCTCTCCTACGTGCGCTGCCTCAAGGTGCTGATGAACGGCGCCGGCTACCCGATGGTGGCCAGCCACGACCCGCGCATGGTCGCGATCGCGGGCGAGCTCGCGCGGGCGGCGGGCCGCGCGCAGGGCAGCTTCGAGTACCAGATGCTCTACGGCGTGCGCCCCGACGAGCAGCGTCGGCTGGCCGACTCCGGCGAGACGGTGCGGGTCTACGTGCCCTACGGTCAGGAGTGGTACGGCTACCTCATGCGGCGGCTGGCCGAGCGTCCGAGCAACGTCGCGTTCTTCCTGCGCTCGCTGGCCACCACCGGCTGACCCGGCCGCCACGGGCCACCACCGGACACCACCGGATGACCGGGCCCGGCCTCGGCTCGACCCTGCTGACACCGTCCCGACGGGGGCGGAGAAGGAGACCACCGATGACGGACAGCGTCGCGATCCTGGGCGCCGGGGTGATGGGGGAGAGCCTGCTGTCGGGCCTCGTGCGCGCCGGCCGGGAGGTCTCGAGCCTCCTCGTGGGCGAGAAGAGCTTGCAGCGCGCCACCGAGCTCGAGGAGCGGTACGGCGTGCGCGTGGTCGAGAACCGCGCCGCCGCCGCCGAGGCCGACACCGTCGTGGTCGTCGTGAAGCCGCAGGACATGGCCGACCTCCTCACCGACATCGCGCCGGTCCTGCGGGCGGGCCAGCTGCTGGTGTCGCTGGCGGCCGGCGTCACCACCGCCTTCATCGAGTCCCACGTCCCCGAGGGTGTCGCGGTCGTGCGGGTCATGCCGAACACGCCCGCCCTGGTCGACGCCGGCATGGCCGCCATCTCGCCGGGCACGCACTGCGACGACGACCACCTGGCGCGCGCCGAGGCGCTGATGTCGGCCACCAGCAAGGTCCTGCGGGTGCCGGAGAACCAGCAGGACGCGGTCACCGCGATCAGCGGCTCCGGCCCTGCCTACCTGTTCTTCGTGGTGGAGGCGATGATCGAGGCCGGGGTCCACCTCGGCCTGCCGCGTCCGACCGCGACCGAGCTCGTGGTGCAGACCGTGGTCGGCTCGGCCAAGCTGCTGCGCGAGACCGGCGAGCACCCGACCGTGCTGCGCGAGCAGGTCACCTCGCCCGGCGGCACCACCGCCGCCGCGGTGCGCCAGCTCGAGGACCACAAGGTGCGGGCGGCGTTCCTCACCGCGATGGAGGCCGCCCGCGACCGGTCGCGCGACCTGGCCGGCGGGGCATGAGCAGCGAGCCGTCCCCGGGTCCGCCGCCGGCCTCCGGGTCCTGCCGGGCCTGCGTGGTCTTCGACCAGAGCCTTGTCGACTACGACTTCGGCCACGACCACCCGCTCGACCCGGTCCGCGTCGACCTGACGATGCTGCTGGCCACCGAGCTCGGGGTGGTCGCGGGGCCCGGCTCGTCGTCGGGGCTGTCGGTCGTGCGGGCGCCGGTGGCCCCCGACGACCTCGTGGCCACGGTGCACGACGAGGAGTACATGGCCGCCGTCCGCCGCTCGGGTGCGGATCCCACGGTCCTCGACGCGGGCCGCGGTCTGGGCAGCGACGACAACCCGACCTTCGAGGGCATGCACGAGGCGGCCGCCCACGTCGTCGGCGCCTCGGTGGAGGCGGCGCGCCGGGTCTGGACCGGGGAGGTCGACCACGCGGTCAACGTCGCCGGCGGCCTGCACCACGCGATGCCGGACCGTGCCAGCGGCTTCTGCGTCTACAACGACGTCGCGGTCGCGATCCGGTGGCTGCTCGACAACGGCGCCGAGCGGGTGGCCTACGTCGACGTCGACGTCCACCACGGCGACGGCGTGCAGGCGGTCTTCTACGACGACCCGCGCGTGCTCACGATCAGCCTCCACGAGACCGGTCAGATGCTCTTCCCCGGCACCGGCTTCCCCGACGAGACCGGCGGCCCGGGGGCCGAGGGCACGGCCGCGAACGTCGCGCTGCCGCCGGGCACGGCCGACGCCGGCTGGCTGCGCGCCTTCCACGCGGTGGTGCCGCCGCTGGTGCGTG
This DNA window, taken from Nocardioides sp. HDW12B, encodes the following:
- the ccmA gene encoding heme ABC exporter ATP-binding protein CcmA, encoding MPSPPAVVARDLHVVRGGTVAVDHLTFEAAAGEVLGLLGPSGCGKTSLMRALVGVQKVAGGEVTVLGGPAGSSPLRRRVGYVTQSASVYADLTVVENLRFFARVLRADPDAVRRSLERVDLTGQADRVVATLSGGQRSRVSLAVALLSRPEVLVLDEPTVGLDPVLRRDLWRLFHVLADQGCCLVVSSHVMDEAERCDRLLLMRAGRLLAEGTPAELLSRTGATTVEDAFLRLVEDAP
- a CDS encoding ABC transporter permease yields the protein MSALPSPRVTLAVAARVLRQVRRDHRTLAMLVVLPSVVLTLLWWMFREVPTVVGSPFDSLGPPLLAIIPFIVMFLVTSVTTLRERTSGTLERLLSMPVGKLDLLGGYAVAFGLLALVQSTLAVAVCVGLLGLAVEGPVAVLVVVAVADAVLGTALGLLVSAFAATEFQAVQFMPLVVIPQILLCGLFVPTDQMPSVLGAVASVLPLTYAVEAMQAVAGGGSSTWDGVAGDVGVDLLVVLAFAVVALGLGAATLRRRTA
- a CDS encoding proline dehydrogenase family protein translates to MLRRPLLKLADSDRVRHLVTTTPVSRGVVDRFVPGEETSDAVRASAELVATGRTVTLDFLGEDTTDEAQASATVDAYLDVLEGLHAAGLTGSVEVSVKLSAVGQALPDRGDKVALENARTICAAARRRGTTVTLDMEDHSTTDATLRTLRELRKDYPETGAVLQAYLRRTETDCRDLAVEGSRVRLCKGAYEEPERVAFQTRQEVDLSYVRCLKVLMNGAGYPMVASHDPRMVAIAGELARAAGRAQGSFEYQMLYGVRPDEQRRLADSGETVRVYVPYGQEWYGYLMRRLAERPSNVAFFLRSLATTG
- the proC gene encoding pyrroline-5-carboxylate reductase, with the protein product MTDSVAILGAGVMGESLLSGLVRAGREVSSLLVGEKSLQRATELEERYGVRVVENRAAAAEADTVVVVVKPQDMADLLTDIAPVLRAGQLLVSLAAGVTTAFIESHVPEGVAVVRVMPNTPALVDAGMAAISPGTHCDDDHLARAEALMSATSKVLRVPENQQDAVTAISGSGPAYLFFVVEAMIEAGVHLGLPRPTATELVVQTVVGSAKLLRETGEHPTVLREQVTSPGGTTAAAVRQLEDHKVRAAFLTAMEAARDRSRDLAGGA
- a CDS encoding acetoin utilization protein AcuC yields the protein MSSEPSPGPPPASGSCRACVVFDQSLVDYDFGHDHPLDPVRVDLTMLLATELGVVAGPGSSSGLSVVRAPVAPDDLVATVHDEEYMAAVRRSGADPTVLDAGRGLGSDDNPTFEGMHEAAAHVVGASVEAARRVWTGEVDHAVNVAGGLHHAMPDRASGFCVYNDVAVAIRWLLDNGAERVAYVDVDVHHGDGVQAVFYDDPRVLTISLHETGQMLFPGTGFPDETGGPGAEGTAANVALPPGTADAGWLRAFHAVVPPLVREFAPDVLVTQHGCDSHIEDPLAHLLLSVDGQRASYLALHDLAHEVCDGRWLATGGGGYALVDVVPRAWTHLLSIVAGSPLDPAQPVPEGWRELVRGRMRRTAPRRMTDGRNPAYRDWREGYDPDVWLDRAVNASRAASFPLLGLDPMP